GAGTTGAGCCTGGTGCAGCGCGTCCCCGAATCGATCTGCGTCGTGAGCGGACTCGGCAAGGTCGCGGCACTGCGCGGCGCTCTCGAAGGAAGGCTCATGAGCCGCCTCATCGTGGATGAGGTCACGGCTGTGGCGGTGTTGGAAACGGACGCGTAGGGACCGCACAGGGAGGGGAGGGGAAGCCGGGGGTCGGTGCCGCCGGACCGGCATGCCCAGGGGTTCAGTGTGCCGGGACGGCCCACGTGGGCATTTCCTTCACCTGCCGCTCGATGTCCCGCCGCAGGGCCAGATCATCCCGGTGCGAACAGCCGCAGCCCCTCGGTGAGCTTCTCCCCGGCCATCTGGTTGTCCACCAGCGCCCACCGGAAGGCGGATTCCGTGAGGATGGCCTGTCGGAGGGCTGAAGGAGGAACGTCTGGCGACAGCGCCCGTTCCAGCACGCCCTGATCCCGGTCCAGTTCTCCCAGCAGGGCGGGGCTGACCGTCAGCCGGTCACACCCGGCGAGCGCCTCCACCTGCGCCGCGCTGCGGAACGACGCGCCCATCACCACCGTCGAGTACCCCTGCTCCTTGAAGTGGGTGTAGATGCGCCGCACCGAGGCCACGCCGGGGTCCTCCTCCACCGGATACGAGGTCGGCAGCGTGAGCAGCGTGCCCGCGCCCGCCACGAGGAGGCTGTTGAGGCCAGTCCGGGCGAAGTCGCCGCCCTGCCACGCCCGCCGGTAGTTGTCCAGGGTCGGTGCGGCGGGCAGCAGCGTGGGCGGGAAGGTGAACAGCTCGCCCGCCGACTTGAACGAGGACACCACCACCCAGATCACGGGCAGGAGAAAGAACAGCGCGGCCAGCGAGAGCAGGAGGTCGCGGAGCCGGCCCGGCCAGCGGGGGGGCCGGCGGCGGGCACGGGCAGAGTGCGGCGGGACGGGAACGGCGGCGAACTGGGTCATGGCCGGTGCCCTCCTCCGTCCTGGCGTGAGACGCGGGTCTGAAGGAAGGCCAGGATCAGCAGGACCACGAACACCACCACCGACTGCGCGCTGGCGTACGCCGGGTTCTGCTCGTCGAAGGCCGTTCTTGAACAGCGCCGCCGGGTCCTCACCGGACAGCCACTGGCTGCGGGGCAGCAGGCCGCCCTCCACCAGCCCTCTGAAGAAGTTCATGGCGCGTTCGCCCGCCGGGGTATCTGCCGCCCAGCCGGTCTGCGTGCGGTTCATGAAGCTGCCGCCCGCCTGATACAGCAGCGGACTCCAGCGGTGGAGCTGAAAGTCCCAGCTCACCCCGGAGCGGCAGTCGCTGCCGCGCGTGACGGTCTCCAGGTTCCGGTGCCAGGTGGCCCAGGTCCAGGGGGCCTGGGTTCCCGTCGGGACCTGAATGCCCGCCTCGTCGAAGCAACGCCTGTTGTAGTACATGGCCGCCACCGTCACGTCGAGGGGCGCGCCGATGATCCGGCCCCCTGGCGCATGTAGTTCTGTTGCAGGCCCGTGAACTCATCCGGGGAGACGGTGCCCGTCAGGTCGAGGGCGGCGGGCGCGAATTCGCTGATATTGGCGGTCATGACCCGCGTCACGTCGGGCGGCGTCTGGCCCGCGATCATCACCTGAAGGCGCTGCGTCAACCCGTTGTGCGGAACGAAGTTGAACCTCACCTCCACGTCCGGGTGCAGGGCCTCGTACCGCCGGGCGTACTTCTCAGGTAGGAACTGGTCGGCGGGGCTGACCGTGAACCACAGCACGTCGAGCGTGGTCCTGGCCTCGGCGGTGCTGGCGGCGAGGGCAAGGACGACGGTCAGGATGCGGGGGGACGGGTTGCTCATACCACCTCCTTCTGTTGAGGGCGCGGGGACAAGACGCTGGCCCATCTCCGGAGGCAACGGAACAGCAGCGATGCTCCTCGTAGGACGGATGGGTATTTGGAAACTGGTTTCCAGCGGGAGTGGAGAGTTTTCCTACCGCTGTCAAGCCCGTTTTGAAACCGCTACAGTAGGTCTCACAGTGAGAGAGCCAGCCGGTGTGATGCGAGACGGTCCTTATGGCGGGTCAAAGTTTCCCAGCCCTGCTCAGAGGGCGACCTGTGACTGTCTGCTCGGGCACGTCCCACTGCGCCAGAGGCCGTCGTGACCAGACGCAAGAAACCGACGATTTCCGACGTGGCCCAGGAGGCCGGAGTGGCCCGTTCCACCGTTTCGAAGGTGGTCAACGGCACCCAGAAGCTCCAGCCCGGAACCGAGAAGAAGGTCTGGGAGGCGGTGTCCAAGCTCGGCTATCAGGCCAGCCTCCACGCCCAGACCCTGAGTACCGGTAAGGCACGTGCGCTGGGTATCGTGATTCTCGACATCTTCAACCCGCACTTCACGGCCCTGGTCAAGGGGGCCAGCCAGGTGGCGGCACAGCACGGGTATGCGGTATTGCTGGTGGACGCCCAGGAGAGCGCGCAGCGCGAGAGCCAGCTCATCGAGACATTGCGCGCCCGCACCGACGGCCTGATCCTCGCGGGGTCGCGTCTGAGCGACGAGGAACTCCGGGACCTGCACGACCCGGAGCGGCCCATCGTCATGGTGGGCCGTTCCACGGGAGGCATGCCTGGGGTCAGCGTCGCCGAGGAGACCGCCGCGTTGCAGCTCACCGCCCACCTGATCGCCCAGGGCTACCGCCGCATCTGCTACCTGGCCGGTCCGCCCTTCTGGGTGGACGCTCAGCGCGAGCAGGGGTACCGCGCCGCCGTCACGCGGGCCGGTCTGGACGCCCAGGTGGTCCG
The sequence above is drawn from the Deinococcus sp. YIM 134068 genome and encodes:
- a CDS encoding transaldolase family protein — its product is MYYNRRCFDEAGIQVPTGTQAPWTWATWHRNLETVTRGSDCRSGVSWDFQLHRWSPLLYQAGGSFMNRTQTGWAADTPAGERAMNFFRGLVEGGLLPRSQWLSGEDPAALFKNGLRRAEPGVRQRAVGGGVRGPADPGLPSDPRLTPGRRRAPAMTQFAAVPVPPHSARARRRPPRWPGRLRDLLLSLAALFFLLPVIWVVVSSFKSAGELFTFPPTLLPAAPTLDNYRRAWQGGDFARTGLNSLLVAGAGTLLTLPTSYPVEEDPGVASVRRIYTHFKEQGYSTVVMGASFRSAAQVEALAGCDRLTVSPALLGELDRDQGVLERALSPDVPPSALRQAILTESAFRWALVDNQMAGEKLTEGLRLFAPG
- a CDS encoding extracellular solute-binding protein yields the protein MSNPSPRILTVVLALAASTAEARTTLDVLWFTVSPADQFLPEKYARRYEALHPDVEVRFNFVPHNGLTQRLQVMIAGQTPPDVTRVMTANISEFAPAALDLTGTVSPDEFTGLQQNYMRQGAGSSARPST
- a CDS encoding LacI family DNA-binding transcriptional regulator; protein product: MTRRKKPTISDVAQEAGVARSTVSKVVNGTQKLQPGTEKKVWEAVSKLGYQASLHAQTLSTGKARALGIVILDIFNPHFTALVKGASQVAAQHGYAVLLVDAQESAQRESQLIETLRARTDGLILAGSRLSDEELRDLHDPERPIVMVGRSTGGMPGVSVAEETAALQLTAHLIAQGYRRICYLAGPPFWVDAQREQGYRAAVTRAGLDAQVVRVTSPDVPGGEQASAQLHQGREMPDAVVCYNDLIAIGLMTALGAQGLRIPGDIGVAAFGNHPLAPHLSPPLTLMEIPSQHLGEDAARLLLDLIARPETAPPPQQFGVLRVRQSTRRSP